A genomic region of Eucalyptus grandis isolate ANBG69807.140 chromosome 5, ASM1654582v1, whole genome shotgun sequence contains the following coding sequences:
- the LOC104444344 gene encoding proteasome subunit beta type-1, whose amino-acid sequence MRKKRSQGRGKLVTRTAAHWPLAQEKGFSFITSQLVARSDSIRALRNQTTDDDEIERELSSVRQIPVSSPPPTMTKQQANWSPYDNNGGSCVAIAGRDYCVIAADTRMSTGYSILTRDYSKISKL is encoded by the exons ATGCGTAAGAAACGGAGTCAAGGGAGGGGCAAATTGGTCACTCGGACCGCAGCTCACTGGCCTCTCGCCCAAGAAAAAGGGTTCTCATTCATTACTTCGCAGCTCGTCGCGCGATCGGATTCCATTCGAGCCCTGAGAAACCAGACGACCGACGACGACGAAATCGAGCGCGAACTCTCCTCCGTCCGGCAGATTCCGGTCTCCTCTCCACCTCCGACGATGACGAAGCAGCAGGCGAACTGGTCCCCGTACGACAACAATGGAGG ATCTTGCGTGGCGATTGCCGGCAGGGACTACTGCGTGATCGCGGCGGACACCCGGATGTCGACCGGCTACAGCATCCTCACCCGCGATTACTCCAAAATCTCCAAACTGTAA